In Candidatus Rokuibacteriota bacterium, a single window of DNA contains:
- a CDS encoding ATP-dependent metallopeptidase FtsH/Yme1/Tma family protein, with product MNPFYKNLALWMVIGLIVILLFNLFQAKESPRDEVVFSDFLKKVEAGEVREVTLRGNAVSGKLTNGEPFRTITADYPDLVKVLKDRGVRISVKPVDGNPSYFAIFLQWVPMLLFIGVWVFFMRQMQGGGAKALSFGKARARLISEKQNKITFQDVAGVEEAKEELREIIEFLKDPPKFQKLGGKIPKGVLLVGPPGTGKTLLAKAIAGEANVPFFSISGSDFVEMFVGVGASRVRDLFEQGKKHAPCIIFMDEIDAVGRHRGAGLGGGHDEREQTLNQLLVEMDGFETNEGVILIAATNRPDVLDPALLRPGRFDRQVVVARPDVKGREEILRVHARRIPLTPNVDLKVLARGTPGFSGADLANLVNEAALLAARQDKKTVEMIDFENAKDKVLMGVERRSMIISESEKKTIAYHEAGHALVADLLPGADPLHKVTIIPRGRALGLTQQLPTDDKYNYSKEYLVNRITILLGGRAAEEVVFQQQTTGAGDDLEKATEMARKMVCEWGMSDKMGPLTFGKSEEHIFLGREMSRPKDYSEDTAILIDSEIKRIVTDCASRARQMLEDNLEKLHALARALLERESLDGEEIARILRARPFQEAPAPAPA from the coding sequence ATGAACCCGTTTTACAAGAACCTCGCGCTGTGGATGGTCATCGGCCTGATCGTCATCCTCCTGTTCAACCTGTTCCAGGCCAAGGAGTCTCCCCGCGACGAGGTCGTCTTCTCCGACTTCCTCAAGAAGGTCGAGGCGGGAGAGGTGCGCGAGGTCACGCTGCGGGGCAATGCCGTGAGCGGCAAGCTCACCAACGGCGAGCCCTTCCGCACCATCACGGCTGACTACCCCGACCTCGTGAAGGTGCTCAAGGACCGGGGCGTCCGCATCAGCGTCAAGCCGGTGGACGGTAACCCGTCGTACTTCGCCATCTTCCTGCAGTGGGTGCCGATGCTGCTCTTCATCGGCGTGTGGGTCTTCTTCATGCGCCAGATGCAGGGGGGCGGCGCCAAGGCGCTCTCCTTCGGCAAGGCGCGCGCCCGGCTCATCTCGGAGAAGCAGAACAAGATCACCTTCCAGGACGTGGCGGGCGTGGAGGAAGCGAAGGAAGAGCTGCGGGAGATCATCGAGTTCCTGAAGGATCCGCCGAAGTTCCAGAAGCTCGGCGGCAAGATCCCGAAGGGCGTGCTCCTGGTGGGGCCGCCCGGCACCGGCAAGACGCTCCTGGCCAAGGCCATCGCCGGTGAGGCCAACGTGCCCTTCTTCTCCATCTCGGGCTCGGACTTCGTCGAGATGTTCGTCGGCGTCGGCGCCTCGCGCGTCCGCGACCTCTTCGAGCAGGGCAAGAAGCACGCCCCCTGCATCATCTTCATGGACGAGATCGACGCGGTGGGGCGCCACCGTGGCGCGGGCCTTGGCGGCGGCCACGACGAGCGCGAGCAGACGCTCAACCAGCTCCTCGTCGAGATGGATGGCTTCGAGACCAACGAAGGCGTGATCCTCATCGCCGCCACGAACCGCCCCGACGTGCTGGACCCGGCGCTGCTCCGCCCCGGCCGCTTCGATCGCCAGGTGGTCGTGGCGCGCCCGGACGTCAAGGGCCGCGAGGAGATCCTGCGAGTCCACGCCCGCCGCATCCCGCTGACGCCCAACGTGGACCTCAAGGTGCTGGCGCGCGGCACGCCCGGCTTCTCGGGCGCCGACCTCGCCAACCTGGTGAACGAGGCCGCCCTCCTCGCCGCCCGCCAGGACAAGAAGACTGTCGAGATGATCGACTTCGAGAACGCCAAGGACAAGGTGCTCATGGGTGTGGAGCGCCGGTCCATGATCATCTCGGAGTCCGAGAAGAAGACCATCGCCTACCACGAGGCCGGGCATGCCCTGGTGGCCGACCTGCTGCCGGGAGCCGATCCGCTCCACAAGGTGACGATCATCCCGCGCGGCCGGGCGCTGGGACTGACGCAGCAGCTGCCCACCGACGACAAGTACAACTACTCGAAGGAGTACCTCGTCAACCGGATCACGATCCTGCTGGGCGGCCGGGCCGCCGAGGAGGTCGTCTTCCAGCAGCAGACGACCGGCGCCGGCGACGACCTCGAGAAGGCCACGGAGATGGCCCGCAAGATGGTCTGCGAGTGGGGCATGTCCGACAAGATGGGCCCGCTCACGTTCGGCAAGAGCGAGGAGCACATCTTCCTCGGGCGCGAGATGTCCCGCCCCAAGGATTACAGCGAGGACACGGCCATCCTGATCGACTCCGAGATCAAGCGCATCGTCACGGACTGCGCCTCTCGCGCCCGGCAGATGCTCGAGGACAACCTCGAGAAGCTCCATGCCCTCGCCCGCGCCCTCCTGGAGCGCGAGTCGCTCGACGGCGAGGAGATCGCCCGGATCTTGCGGGCGCGGCCGTTCCAGGAAGCCCCCGCGCCCGCTCCCGCCTGA
- the folP gene encoding dihydropteroate synthase translates to MRVGDGLDVAVMGAINVSRDSFYGASVARSGDHLLRLAEEMTGAGAALLDVGAMSTAPYRQGEISEAEETDRLTSAVQLLVGKFDVPVSADTSRRAPARAALKAGARVVNDVRGLAGDPGVARAVAEAGAGLIVMASERDGHEGLSPADTVLALLRESLAIAAQAGVPGDGIVVDPGIGFFRRRGIPWHEWDCQVLATLRHLRDLGRPVCVGVSRKSFIGALAGEADPARRLPGSLAAAAAAVLGGAHMIRSHDVAETVQAVKVALAIRQAGEGA, encoded by the coding sequence GTGAGGGTCGGCGACGGCCTCGACGTGGCAGTCATGGGGGCGATCAACGTGAGCCGCGACTCGTTCTACGGGGCTTCCGTGGCCCGCTCGGGCGACCACCTCCTGCGCCTCGCCGAGGAGATGACAGGCGCGGGGGCCGCCCTCCTCGACGTGGGGGCCATGTCCACGGCGCCGTACCGGCAGGGGGAGATCTCGGAGGCCGAGGAGACCGACCGCCTGACCTCGGCCGTCCAGCTGCTCGTCGGGAAGTTCGACGTCCCCGTGTCGGCCGACACGAGCCGGAGGGCGCCTGCCCGGGCGGCGCTCAAGGCCGGCGCTCGCGTCGTCAACGACGTGCGCGGGCTCGCCGGCGACCCCGGGGTGGCTCGGGCCGTGGCCGAGGCCGGAGCCGGGCTCATCGTCATGGCCTCGGAGCGGGACGGCCACGAAGGGCTGTCGCCGGCGGACACGGTGCTGGCCCTGCTCCGGGAGAGCCTGGCGATCGCCGCCCAGGCGGGGGTGCCAGGGGACGGGATCGTCGTGGATCCCGGGATCGGTTTCTTCAGGCGCCGCGGCATCCCGTGGCACGAGTGGGATTGCCAGGTGCTGGCCACTCTGCGCCACCTGAGAGACCTGGGCCGGCCGGTCTGTGTGGGAGTGTCGCGGAAGTCCTTCATCGGCGCCCTGGCGGGTGAGGCTGATCCGGCGCGCCGCCTCCCGGGATCGCTGGCCGCCGCGGCGGCGGCCGTGCTCGGCGGAGCGCACATGATCCGCTCCCACGACGTGGCCGAGACCGTGCAGGCCGTCAAGGTCGCACTGGCCATCCGGCAGGCCGGGGAAGGGGCGTAG
- a CDS encoding TIGR00159 family protein — MWALLQSFRVRDAVDILLVAVVLHRVLVMLRGTRALQMLAGLGGLMVASFLARRLELFSTSWILENFWSVWVLALVVLFQPELRRALAEIGRSPLFQGMTRAGQERQSHVIDDVVKAADSLAAKRIGALMVLERTTGLRNYAELGVPLDALVSADLLVSLFLPYSPLHDGAVFIRHNRAVAAGCFLPLSRNTQLGRAMGTRHRAALGLSEETDAVVLAVSEETGRISLAVGRQMETPLDREQLRQRLAELFALAPGPSPGRAPWWVPARGWLRR; from the coding sequence GTGTGGGCTCTGCTCCAGTCCTTCCGGGTGCGCGACGCGGTGGACATCCTCCTCGTGGCTGTGGTCCTGCACCGCGTGCTCGTCATGCTCCGCGGCACGCGGGCGCTTCAGATGCTGGCAGGGCTGGGCGGGCTCATGGTGGCTTCCTTCCTGGCTCGCCGGCTGGAGCTGTTCAGCACCAGCTGGATCCTCGAGAACTTCTGGTCGGTGTGGGTGCTCGCCCTGGTGGTGCTCTTCCAGCCTGAGCTGCGGCGGGCGCTGGCGGAGATCGGGCGGAGCCCCCTCTTCCAGGGGATGACCCGGGCCGGCCAGGAGCGGCAGAGCCACGTCATCGACGATGTGGTGAAGGCCGCCGACTCCCTGGCCGCCAAGCGTATCGGGGCCCTCATGGTGCTCGAGCGGACCACTGGGCTCAGGAACTACGCCGAGCTGGGCGTCCCGCTGGATGCCCTGGTGTCGGCCGACCTCCTCGTGAGCTTGTTCTTGCCCTACTCTCCCCTCCACGACGGAGCCGTTTTCATCCGCCACAACCGTGCCGTCGCTGCCGGGTGCTTCCTGCCCCTGTCCCGGAACACCCAGCTCGGACGGGCCATGGGGACGCGGCACCGCGCGGCCCTGGGGCTGTCGGAAGAGACCGATGCCGTGGTCCTTGCGGTGTCGGAGGAAACGGGGCGCATCTCGCTCGCGGTGGGGCGCCAGATGGAGACGCCGCTGGACCGCGAGCAGCTCCGTCAGCGGCTGGCAGAGCTGTTCGCGCTGGCCCCGGGGCCCTCACCCGGGCGCGCCCCCTGGTGGGTGCCGGCGCGGGGATGGCTGAGGAGATGA
- a CDS encoding YbbR-like domain-containing protein translates to MTALLQHWQLKVAALAVATALWVFVTTSEKAEVVVAAPLEIDAVPPGVQVVGERPDSVDVQLHGLRAILGRLGPDQVRARVSLAGVRPGEVVLRVLPEQIVVPAGVTVLRVSPSRVRFVVEASRSSRLTVVPRLTGSLQDGYRVVGVSVTPADVQVEGPASQVNGLTEIATEPVNLSGATATIERMVALAAPAGSIRIVGERRVRVVVEVTGAGTRNGDSTGGRSTLPGRERT, encoded by the coding sequence ATGACGGCCCTCCTTCAACACTGGCAGCTCAAGGTCGCCGCGCTGGCCGTGGCCACCGCCCTCTGGGTGTTCGTGACGACCTCGGAGAAGGCGGAGGTGGTGGTCGCAGCTCCCCTGGAGATCGACGCCGTCCCGCCGGGCGTCCAGGTGGTCGGCGAGCGGCCCGACAGCGTGGACGTGCAGCTTCACGGGCTGCGCGCCATCCTGGGACGGCTCGGCCCCGACCAGGTGAGGGCGCGTGTGAGCCTGGCCGGCGTGCGGCCGGGCGAGGTGGTGCTTCGCGTGCTGCCCGAGCAGATCGTCGTCCCGGCCGGTGTCACCGTGCTGCGCGTGAGCCCCTCGCGGGTTCGGTTCGTCGTCGAGGCCTCCCGCTCCTCCCGGCTCACGGTGGTTCCGCGACTGACCGGCAGTCTGCAGGACGGTTATCGGGTCGTCGGCGTCAGCGTCACGCCGGCGGACGTGCAGGTGGAAGGCCCCGCCTCGCAGGTGAACGGACTGACGGAGATCGCCACGGAGCCCGTGAACCTCTCAGGCGCCACGGCCACGATCGAGCGGATGGTGGCCCTCGCCGCACCGGCGGGCTCGATCCGGATCGTCGGCGAGCGACGCGTCCGGGTCGTCGTCGAGGTCACCGGCGCCGGGACGAGGAACGGTGACTCCACGGGAGGGCGCTCGACCCTCCCCGGACGGGAGCGGACATGA
- a CDS encoding phosphoglucosamine mutase, whose amino-acid sequence MSRLFGTDGIRGVANAEPLTTELAFRLGRQLVATLLEHHGVENARLVVGRDTRLSGPMLEGALVSGALSAGGDVYAVGVLPTPAIAYLTRALEAHGGVVLSASHNPFEDNGIKIFSSEGSKFPDAWEDEIESRLRQPDAAPKPTGASIGRHLPHASAEADYVGYAIGTCPVNLTGLSIVVDCAHGATYRVAPRVFRGLGARVTVLGARPDGRNINLGSGALHPETLRRKVLALGAHLGVAFDGDGDRLISVDERGEIRDGDYALAICARHLAAQGRLRGQVLVTTVMANLGLDRALGEAGIRTVKTQVGDRYVLEEMLRLGANLGGEQSGHLLFLDHATTGDAIVSALQLLTVMRETGKSLSALSTCLTKFPQVLLNVPVREKRPLEDIPGLTACAEGHDREMNGSGRILLRYSGTEALLRVMVEGEDQSRIERMAAELAGMIQREIGRR is encoded by the coding sequence ATGAGCCGCCTCTTCGGCACCGATGGGATCAGGGGGGTCGCCAATGCCGAGCCCCTCACCACCGAACTGGCCTTCCGTCTCGGGCGGCAGCTCGTCGCCACCCTCCTCGAGCACCACGGCGTCGAGAACGCGCGCTTGGTGGTCGGACGGGACACGCGGCTGTCCGGGCCCATGCTCGAGGGGGCACTGGTTTCGGGGGCTCTGTCGGCTGGCGGCGACGTGTACGCGGTCGGCGTGTTGCCCACGCCCGCCATCGCCTATCTCACCCGCGCCCTCGAAGCCCACGGAGGGGTGGTGCTCTCGGCCTCGCACAACCCCTTCGAGGACAACGGCATCAAGATCTTCTCCTCCGAGGGCTCGAAGTTCCCCGACGCCTGGGAGGACGAGATCGAGTCCCGGCTGAGGCAGCCCGATGCGGCGCCCAAGCCCACGGGGGCCAGCATCGGACGCCACTTGCCCCATGCCAGCGCCGAGGCGGACTACGTGGGCTATGCCATTGGCACCTGCCCGGTAAACCTCACCGGGCTCAGCATCGTGGTGGACTGCGCTCACGGCGCCACCTACCGGGTAGCACCCCGTGTGTTCCGCGGACTCGGGGCCCGCGTGACGGTGCTCGGCGCCCGGCCCGACGGGCGCAACATCAACCTGGGCTCAGGGGCGCTGCATCCGGAGACGCTGCGGAGGAAGGTTCTCGCCCTGGGCGCCCACCTTGGCGTCGCCTTCGACGGCGACGGCGATCGTCTCATCTCCGTGGACGAGCGCGGCGAGATCCGCGACGGTGACTACGCGCTGGCCATCTGCGCCCGCCACCTGGCCGCGCAGGGGCGGCTCCGCGGCCAGGTGCTGGTGACCACCGTGATGGCCAACCTCGGGCTCGACCGCGCGCTCGGCGAAGCCGGCATCCGAACGGTGAAGACTCAGGTCGGCGACCGCTACGTCCTGGAGGAGATGCTGAGGCTCGGGGCGAACCTGGGCGGGGAGCAGTCCGGCCACCTCCTCTTCCTGGATCACGCGACCACGGGGGACGCGATCGTCTCGGCGCTGCAGCTCCTGACCGTCATGCGCGAGACCGGCAAGTCCCTGTCCGCGCTCTCGACGTGCCTCACCAAGTTCCCCCAGGTGCTGCTGAACGTGCCGGTGAGGGAGAAGCGGCCGCTGGAGGACATCCCAGGGCTCACCGCCTGCGCCGAGGGGCACGACCGCGAGATGAACGGTTCCGGGCGCATCCTGCTGCGGTACTCAGGGACCGAGGCGTTGCTGCGGGTGATGGTAGAGGGCGAGGACCAGTCACGGATCGAGCGCATGGCCGCCGAGCTGGCGGGGATGATCCAGCGGGAAATCGGGCGCAGATAA
- the acpS gene encoding holo-ACP synthase — translation MTSIKGIGVDLARIPRMRKVIERWNDRFLQRVFTEEEIAYCRRRRDPVPHLAARFAAKEAGLKALGTGLRMGVRWKELEVRREPGQAPILVLSGRTRALAHAKGARRALLSLTHDGDYALAQVLLVGGEPDGEAERG, via the coding sequence GTGACCAGCATCAAGGGCATCGGCGTGGACCTCGCCAGGATCCCGCGGATGCGCAAGGTGATCGAGCGCTGGAACGATCGCTTCCTCCAGCGCGTCTTCACGGAGGAGGAGATCGCGTACTGCCGGCGCCGGCGAGATCCGGTCCCGCACCTCGCCGCGCGCTTCGCCGCCAAGGAGGCCGGGCTCAAGGCGCTCGGCACCGGCCTGCGCATGGGGGTGAGGTGGAAGGAGCTCGAGGTGAGGCGGGAGCCGGGGCAGGCGCCAATCCTGGTGCTGTCGGGGCGCACGCGGGCGCTGGCGCACGCGAAGGGCGCCCGGCGGGCGCTCCTGTCGCTGACGCACGATGGCGACTACGCCCTGGCCCAGGTGCTGCTCGTCGGTGGGGAGCCGGATGGCGAGGCGGAGCGCGGGTAG
- a CDS encoding NAD(P)H-hydrate dehydratase, whose protein sequence is MLPVFTAAEMRALDLRATSQLGIPGPRLMEAAGAGAARLIAERFAPIRGKGVLVLCGKGNNGGDGFVVARHLKTRGAGVRVLLCGRRAEVRGDAARALGRWRGRVEEIVTVAQAAAVGDAARAADVVVDGLLGTGLEGPARGITASVIEAINDSRAPAVALDLPSGLSADGAEISGPTVRARFTATFAGWKRALLVHPAAGYAGEVAVIPIGIPEAEVGRGIGTWLLEEADIRSHFPARRRDAHKGSYGHLLIVAGSVGKTGAAALAGRAALRSGVGLVTVATPASQQPIVASLGMESMTEPLAETAAQTLSLKSKGRILELAGRTEAVALGPGLSLDPETQSLVRELLRELPKPMVVDADGLTALAGASELLEGAAGPRLLTPHPGEMARMLGVPVSQVQADRIEMVRVFCARRRVWAVLKGAGSVIGAPDGDVFVNPTGNPGMATGGSGDVLTGMVGAFLARGLDPLAALQSAVYLHGLAGDLACARWGEEGLIAGDIIEAIPGTLRPETPPARQPGAAGRRAGGRRDDSR, encoded by the coding sequence ATGCTCCCGGTGTTCACCGCGGCCGAGATGCGCGCTCTCGACCTGCGGGCCACGAGCCAGCTCGGCATCCCGGGGCCGCGTCTCATGGAGGCGGCCGGCGCGGGGGCTGCCCGGCTGATCGCCGAGCGCTTCGCGCCCATCCGGGGCAAGGGCGTGCTCGTCCTCTGCGGGAAGGGGAACAACGGCGGCGACGGCTTCGTGGTCGCCCGCCACCTCAAGACCCGGGGCGCCGGGGTGAGGGTGCTCCTGTGCGGGCGACGCGCGGAGGTGAGAGGGGATGCAGCCCGGGCGCTCGGCCGATGGCGCGGGCGCGTCGAGGAGATCGTCACCGTGGCCCAGGCCGCCGCTGTCGGGGATGCGGCCCGGGCGGCCGACGTCGTCGTCGACGGGCTCCTGGGGACAGGCCTCGAGGGGCCCGCACGCGGCATCACCGCCTCGGTCATCGAGGCGATCAACGACTCCCGGGCGCCTGCGGTGGCGCTGGACCTGCCGTCGGGGCTCAGTGCAGACGGCGCAGAGATCTCCGGCCCCACGGTCAGGGCCCGCTTCACCGCCACCTTCGCCGGCTGGAAGCGGGCGCTTCTCGTGCATCCGGCCGCCGGCTACGCTGGGGAGGTGGCGGTGATTCCCATCGGCATCCCGGAGGCCGAGGTGGGCCGCGGGATCGGCACCTGGCTCCTCGAGGAAGCCGACATCAGGAGCCACTTCCCCGCCCGCCGTCGCGACGCGCACAAGGGCAGCTACGGCCATCTCCTGATCGTGGCGGGATCAGTGGGGAAGACCGGGGCGGCCGCCCTCGCCGGGCGAGCGGCGCTCAGGAGCGGGGTGGGGCTCGTCACCGTCGCCACCCCTGCCTCGCAGCAGCCCATCGTGGCGTCGCTCGGCATGGAGAGCATGACCGAGCCCCTTGCCGAGACCGCTGCGCAGACTCTCTCCCTCAAGAGCAAGGGGCGGATCCTCGAGCTGGCCGGCCGCACCGAGGCCGTGGCGCTCGGCCCCGGCCTCTCCCTCGACCCGGAGACCCAGTCGCTGGTCCGGGAGCTCCTGCGCGAGCTCCCGAAGCCCATGGTGGTGGATGCTGACGGGCTCACCGCCCTGGCCGGCGCGTCCGAGCTGCTCGAGGGCGCCGCCGGTCCCAGACTCCTCACCCCGCATCCGGGAGAGATGGCGCGCATGCTCGGGGTCCCGGTGAGCCAGGTGCAGGCGGACCGCATCGAGATGGTCCGCGTCTTCTGTGCGCGTCGTCGGGTCTGGGCCGTACTCAAGGGAGCGGGAAGTGTGATCGGCGCGCCGGACGGGGACGTCTTCGTCAATCCCACGGGCAACCCCGGGATGGCGACGGGCGGATCGGGCGATGTACTCACCGGCATGGTGGGAGCCTTCCTGGCGCGGGGGCTGGATCCGCTCGCCGCGCTCCAGTCGGCGGTGTACCTGCACGGGCTGGCGGGCGACCTGGCCTGCGCCCGGTGGGGAGAGGAGGGCCTCATCGCCGGAGACATCATCGAAGCCATTCCTGGCACGCTGCGACCCGAGACGCCGCCGGCTCGGCAGCCGGGAGCCGCCGGGCGGCGGGCCGGGGGGCGCCGCGACGACTCGCGATGA
- the tsaE gene encoding tRNA (adenosine(37)-N6)-threonylcarbamoyltransferase complex ATPase subunit type 1 TsaE, whose product MRVAETLVSRTPEETRAIGARLGERLGPGAVVGCIGELGAGKTCFLQGLAAGLGVTSPVTSPTFVLVNHYRGRLPVHHLDAYRTESLGELLDLGVEELFHGDGVTIIEWADKLLPLLPPAALIVKISGLGDEPREIIIEGPGEGASPRG is encoded by the coding sequence ATGAGGGTCGCCGAGACCTTGGTCTCCCGGACCCCGGAGGAGACCCGGGCCATCGGGGCGCGCCTCGGGGAGAGGCTCGGGCCGGGCGCCGTGGTCGGCTGCATCGGCGAGCTGGGCGCGGGCAAGACCTGCTTCCTCCAGGGGCTCGCCGCCGGGCTCGGCGTCACGTCGCCCGTCACGAGCCCCACCTTCGTGCTGGTGAACCATTACCGCGGCCGCCTGCCGGTGCACCATCTGGACGCCTACCGGACCGAGAGCCTCGGCGAGCTTCTGGATCTTGGCGTCGAGGAGCTGTTCCACGGCGACGGGGTCACCATCATCGAGTGGGCGGACAAGCTGCTCCCGCTTCTGCCTCCCGCCGCCCTGATCGTCAAGATCTCGGGGCTCGGTGACGAGCCCCGGGAGATCATCATCGAGGGGCCGGGCGAGGGTGCGTCGCCTCGTGGGTGA
- a CDS encoding VanZ family protein gives MGDPGRPAERGVRPARLVLLAYCVFVVYGSFFPFNFTTDPALIGAQASKIVLHLFDVGGKRAFSIPDLASNVLLGLPVGLLLVAGRMVGGSLPARLAGVALLEAMFAAAVEAGQVFTPGRTASAVDAGAQVAGALAGAVAGLVLLGARSEALGRRVAGIMRRSPGIILVAVIALALAAESLYPYAVTLDVSTGWGNLKRGQWAPLASFTRHFWGDLVVERGLSYAALAVAARSALRPAASGRAGAWIWLLASGLAVGLEGATLLVVGRSPNLDHVILGSAGALLGAVVVEPLARAGWVRAHAPALLIVAAASLLIYEELTPFDFVLSPGTLQAKLRRVDWIPLGAYFFASSQGALFDLGKKALLGGFLGAALGAGGRRAPWAWTLGLGVLLEAAQLLELSHVPSTTDALTLAAGAAAGAALLARYRQRPAALPAHAHPVSD, from the coding sequence GTGGGTGACCCCGGGCGCCCCGCCGAGCGGGGGGTGCGTCCGGCCCGGCTCGTCCTGCTCGCCTACTGCGTGTTCGTCGTCTACGGGTCCTTCTTCCCCTTCAACTTCACCACCGATCCGGCCCTCATCGGTGCGCAGGCCTCGAAGATCGTGCTTCACCTGTTCGACGTCGGCGGGAAGCGCGCCTTCTCCATTCCCGACCTCGCCAGCAACGTCTTGCTGGGTCTGCCTGTCGGCCTCCTCCTCGTGGCAGGGAGGATGGTGGGCGGGTCACTTCCCGCGCGCCTGGCCGGCGTGGCGCTGCTCGAAGCGATGTTCGCGGCTGCCGTGGAGGCTGGCCAGGTCTTCACCCCAGGCCGGACGGCCTCGGCCGTCGACGCGGGGGCGCAGGTGGCAGGCGCACTCGCCGGCGCGGTGGCCGGGCTGGTGTTGCTCGGGGCGCGGAGCGAGGCCCTCGGGCGCCGGGTTGCCGGGATCATGCGCCGGAGTCCTGGCATCATCCTCGTGGCGGTGATCGCGCTGGCCCTGGCGGCGGAGTCGCTCTACCCGTATGCGGTGACGCTGGACGTGTCCACGGGCTGGGGAAACCTCAAGCGCGGCCAGTGGGCTCCGCTGGCCAGCTTCACTCGCCACTTCTGGGGAGATCTCGTCGTCGAGCGGGGGCTTTCCTATGCGGCCCTTGCCGTCGCCGCGCGCTCGGCGCTGCGGCCGGCGGCGAGTGGCCGGGCAGGCGCCTGGATCTGGCTCCTCGCCAGCGGGCTCGCGGTGGGCCTCGAGGGAGCCACGCTCCTGGTCGTGGGTCGATCGCCGAACCTCGATCACGTGATCCTGGGCAGCGCCGGCGCTCTGCTGGGAGCCGTGGTGGTCGAGCCGCTGGCGCGCGCGGGGTGGGTTCGCGCTCACGCGCCCGCGCTCCTGATCGTGGCCGCCGCGTCGCTGCTGATCTACGAGGAGCTGACGCCCTTCGACTTCGTGCTCTCTCCGGGGACCCTGCAGGCGAAGCTCCGGCGGGTCGACTGGATTCCCCTGGGCGCGTACTTCTTCGCGAGCAGCCAGGGCGCGCTCTTCGATCTGGGCAAGAAGGCCCTGCTCGGAGGTTTTCTCGGCGCAGCCCTCGGAGCCGGGGGGCGCCGCGCTCCGTGGGCGTGGACGCTCGGGCTCGGCGTCCTCCTCGAGGCCGCGCAGCTGCTCGAGCTCTCGCATGTGCCCTCCACCACGGATGCGCTCACGCTGGCGGCTGGCGCGGCTGCCGGGGCGGCGCTCCTGGCCCGGTACCGGCAACGCCCGGCGGCGCTGCCGGCGCACGCTCACCCTGTATCGGACTGA
- the radC gene encoding DNA repair protein RadC: MASGAGIGEWPEEDRPRERLYHKGAEALADAELLAIQLGCGVRGQNAVELAREMLIRYGSLSALAGRGVAELAGIRGVGRAKAVRLASAFELTRRLRSRNGAARVILSRPEQVYARYGPLMEDLDKEVFRIALLDAQNGLVKDVVVSEGTLSASLVHPREVFKPALLEPAASLILLHNHPSGDPTPSREDVRLTRQLVECSRLLDLRIHDHVVIGRGRFVSLAERGTL, from the coding sequence ATGGCGAGCGGGGCAGGGATCGGCGAGTGGCCCGAGGAGGACCGGCCCCGCGAACGGCTCTATCACAAGGGTGCCGAGGCGCTGGCCGATGCCGAGTTGCTGGCCATTCAGCTCGGCTGCGGGGTGCGGGGGCAGAACGCGGTGGAGCTGGCGCGCGAGATGCTGATCCGGTACGGGTCGCTCTCGGCCCTGGCCGGGCGGGGCGTGGCGGAGCTGGCCGGGATCCGCGGGGTCGGGCGCGCGAAGGCGGTGCGGCTGGCCTCGGCCTTCGAGCTGACGCGGCGGCTGCGCTCGCGCAATGGCGCCGCGCGGGTGATTCTGAGCAGGCCCGAGCAGGTCTACGCCCGCTACGGGCCGCTCATGGAGGATCTCGACAAGGAGGTCTTCCGCATCGCGCTGCTGGATGCTCAGAACGGGCTCGTCAAGGACGTGGTGGTCTCCGAGGGCACGCTCTCTGCCAGCCTCGTGCATCCGAGGGAGGTGTTCAAGCCGGCGCTTCTCGAGCCGGCCGCTTCCCTGATCCTCCTGCACAACCACCCGAGCGGTGATCCCACCCCCAGCCGGGAGGATGTCCGGCTCACCCGCCAGCTGGTCGAGTGCTCCCGGCTGCTGGATCTCCGGATCCACGACCACGTGGTGATCGGGCGGGGCCGCTTCGTGAGCCTTGCCGAGCGCGGTACCCTGTGA
- a CDS encoding VOC family protein, producing MKIQGVGHVVLKVRDLERSVRFYAGVLGLKEVGRLGNRMVFFSAGVNHHDLAVLGVGPDAPAPPAGAVGLYHVAFKVGNSLAELREAKALLDARGVPIRGLSDHRVSQSIYTEDPDGNMVELYVDADPAIWAEDPASVATAGPLALG from the coding sequence ATGAAGATCCAGGGCGTGGGACATGTCGTGCTGAAGGTGCGCGATCTGGAGCGTTCGGTCCGGTTCTACGCGGGCGTGCTCGGACTCAAGGAGGTCGGGCGTCTCGGGAACCGCATGGTCTTCTTCTCGGCCGGCGTGAACCACCACGACCTGGCCGTGCTCGGCGTGGGACCTGACGCGCCCGCGCCGCCTGCGGGGGCCGTGGGGCTCTACCACGTGGCCTTCAAGGTCGGCAACTCCCTGGCGGAACTCCGGGAGGCCAAGGCCCTGCTCGACGCGCGCGGAGTGCCCATCCGGGGGCTCAGCGACCACCGCGTGAGCCAGTCGATCTACACGGAGGACCCCGACGGCAACATGGTGGAGCTGTACGTGGACGCTGACCCGGCCATCTGGGCCGAGGATCCAGCCTCGGTCGCGACGGCCGGGCCGCTAGCCCTTGGCTAG